Proteins from a genomic interval of Labrus mixtus chromosome 24, fLabMix1.1, whole genome shotgun sequence:
- the ccdc14 gene encoding uncharacterized protein ccdc14 encodes MKGTAKSKVVTSGRLTGRVKVQPTRRRVSQSQALASRPEPAFSLYSTDSEDQVTTLHNGLDRCAALLSGILQADQTEASPDVPQALKAGAAKSKPSPSQGKKTIKKVAPQTDQRICRSVQRAAGGKTPKTPHLSPAAHSGVKLQKHPRTQNYALQHLSSSTPHTATPPPSNRPPTPKTDCCPAAEAPNSPCKDGGEDEFVPVRDVDPQSSSTHTAVTNTHTCTLKTPDMQLERAQGEGAPLQDSHRKQTEEKVRTAQGLLGELRAVIAGQGSAAEILLSHLEQTVSSSSLSSLMKAAGSDVETEPELSSLQSQNTQLRRRVRTLQQQLKQREEAEKRPSVETLCTSEVLILQDELTVAQSQLQELQSDLTEVREALQDTQSRLRESEAKNQLGLTDLEATRSRLLESEREKSELASVAQKRQEEIDNLNRILQSRDSSVCPPVVDTQTTNQHFNQLQLRQNPAAPPSDRITQYLLSMDQLERTHTEQEQVCVSADRDLASRPDITPADSSVRSDVLQLEMHRRQLFSGAPSLCDRESLSSDWSVRSGSSFNTRDEVAFRDGLAALDASIASLQKTIQLDIRR; translated from the exons GTGGTGACATCAGGGAGGCTGACGGGACGAGTCAAAGTGCAGCCGACGAGGAGACG agtttctCAAAGTCAAGCGCTGGCTTCACGCCCCGAGCCGGCCTTCTCTCTGTACTCCACAGACTCTGAAGACCAG GTCACGACTCTCCACAACGGCCTGGACCGATGTGCTGCCTTGCTCAGTGGCATCCTTCAGGCTGATCAAACAG AAGCCTCGCCAGATGTTCCCCAAGCGCTCAAAGCAGGAGCAGCCAAATCAAAACCATCGCCTTCACAGGGGAAGAAGACCATAAAGAAAGTCGCTCCACAGACAG ATCAGAGGATCTGTCGGTCGGTCCAGCGCGCAGCAGGCGGCAAAACTCCCAAAACGCCACATCTGTCTCCAGCTGCACactcaggagtgaagctgcagaaacatcctCGCACACAAAACTACGCGCTGCAGCACCTCTCCTCTTCAACTCCTCACACCGccacccctcctccctctaACCGTCCTCCCACGCCCAAGACCGACTGCTGCCCTGCTGCTGAAGCTCCAAACTCTCCCTGTAAGGATGGAGGCGAGGACGAGTTTGTCCCCGTGAGAGACGTCGATCCCCAAagctccagcacacacacagctgtcacaaacacacacacctgcaccttAAAGACACCCGACATGCAACTGGAGCGTGCACAGGGTGAAGGAGCCCCCCTGCAGGACTCGCACAGAAAACAGACGGAAGAGAAAGTGAGGACGGCTCAGGGTCTGCTGGGAGAACTCCGAGCTGTGATCGCAGGACAAG gcagtgCTGCAGAGATCCTGCTCAGTCACCTGGAGCAGactgtgtcctcctcctccttgtcgtCACTGATGAAAGCTGCAGGTTCAGACGTTGAGACTGAGCCTGAGCTTTCATCTCTGCAGAGCCAGAACACACAGCTacgcag GCGCGTGAggactctgcagcagcagttgaagcagagagaagaagcgGAGAAGCGTCCGAGCGTGGAGACTCTGTGTACCTCAGAAG TTTTGATTCTGCAGGACGAGCTCACGGTCGCTCAGTCTCAGCTGCAGGAACTCCAGAGTGACCTCACAGAAGTACGGGAAGCCCTGCAGGACACACAGAGCCGgctgagagagagcgaggcaaAGAATCAACTCGGTCTGACGG acttGGAGGCCACGAGGAGCAGGCTGTtggagagcgagcgagagaagAGCGAGTTGGCTTCAGTCGCTCAGAAAAGACAGGAGGAGATAGACAACCTGAaccg gaTTCTGCAGAGTCGTGATTCTTCAGTGTGTCCCCCAGTCGTCGACACTCAGACaacaaatcaacattttaaccaACTGCAGCTGAGACAGAACCCGGCAGCGCCCCCGTCAGACCGGATCACACAATACCTTCTGTCTATGGATCAGCTGGAGCGCACACACACCGAGcaggagcaggtgtgtgtgtctgcagacagAGACCTCGCATCCCGTCCTGACATCACACCCGCAGACTCCTCAGTCCGCTCCGACGTGCTGCAGCTGGAGATGCATCGACGACAACTGTTTAGCGGCGCCCCCTCCCTGTGTGACAGGGAATCGCTGAGCTCTGATTGGAGCGTGCGTTCAGGCTCGTCCTTTAACACCAGAGACGAGGTTGCGTTCAGAGACGGTCTGGCCGCTCTGGATGCGAGCATCGCCAGTCTGCAGAAGACGATTCAGCTGGACATTAGGAGATGA